In Pseudomonas fluorescens, one genomic interval encodes:
- a CDS encoding DUF2790 domain-containing protein translates to MNIRTLLLTSALACSAFAGLAQANDTNAATQPVPYQYGMPLHVNKVISLTEPQTQQCKVITADMKYIDNAGKPAEITYRKMSDACSFQN, encoded by the coding sequence ATGAACATTCGCACGCTATTGCTCACCTCCGCCCTCGCCTGCAGCGCATTCGCCGGGCTGGCTCAGGCCAATGATACCAACGCTGCTACCCAGCCCGTTCCTTACCAGTACGGCATGCCGTTGCATGTGAACAAAGTGATCTCGCTGACAGAGCCACAGACGCAGCAGTGCAAGGTCATCACCGCTGACATGAAGTACATCGACAATGCAGGCAAGCCGGCGGAAATCACCTACCGGAAAATGTCTGACGCCTGCAGCTTCCAGAACTGA